One Drosophila kikkawai strain 14028-0561.14 chromosome 3L, DkikHiC1v2, whole genome shotgun sequence genomic window carries:
- the LOC121502715 gene encoding uncharacterized protein — protein sequence MCHFQMGTPAKPMLKIDTTAFVLPNLAGNLPTSTIDRNILDRLSNMPLADPSFFQPSQIDLLLVFKPESATTKVRVVFNASSPSSNGNSLNDILYPGPVLQSDLTLQILKWRTFKFVFNADITKMYRQILLNQEHTPFQRILFRNGQGDISDFELQTVTFGVNCAPFLALRTLQQLSDNVNAQYPRASHIILNYMYVDDVLAGAHTEAEAILAIGELQAALDSAGFPLRKWTSNERALLKALPKEHLLSTDFLDLEEVSTTKTLGVRWNAKTDEFYFVPTEVTIQANYSKRDVLSQIAKLFDPAGWLSPFVVQAKILMQDIWLASVEWDEFLPAELLHRRHDFLRSYSFLHQVRIPRWVQFQPGVQVQIHGFCDASQKAYGAAIYVRIQRDGIISSNLLTSKTKVAPVKTVSLPRLELCGAVLLADLWTAILPQIPVGRIESFLWTDSTIVLAWLNKPPCQWTTFVANRVTKIAQNTDASQWSHVRSEHNPADLASRGVAAEELATSELWWHGPSWLTQPQDSWPAPYESVSDIDIEKRPIRCHLACPEQYMLERFSKLDKALRVFAYVQRFIQRSQKRPIPGELQLSNTEISTAERLLIFITQRRYFALEYACLSQKRPIPASSSIKNMNPFLDPHGLIRACGRVTASEVLQYDERHPIFLPYNCQLARLLVSFTHRISLHGGNQLMVRLIRSKFWIPRVKNLVKSVIFSCKICVIHKKKLQTQLMGELPKERTSFSRPFTYTGMDYAGPFDIKNYTGRACLITKGYVLVFVCFSTKAIHLEPTSDLTTEKFLAAFARFVSRRGCPRQVQSDNWKTFVGAAAVLSREFLQAVKESVTNAYSHQELLWQFIPPGAPHMGGLWEAGVKSFKTLFYKSTATRKYTFEELSTLLAKIEACLNSRPLAPMSEDPTDLLALTPGHFLVGGPLLATVEPEIKGASTSIINRWQHLKALHQQFRLRWKEEYLKELHKRTKWKVPTRNLEVGEMVIIKDDNLPPNEWRLGRLTPCFPDPMVMSE from the exons atgtgtcatTTCCAGATGGGCACTCCGGCCAAACCTATGCTCAAGATCGACACGACGGCGTTTGTGCTGCCGAACCTGGCCGGCAATCTTCCGACAAGCACAATTGATCGAAACATTCTTGATAGGCTGTCAAATATGCCATTGGCAGATCCGTCGTTTTTCCAGCCGTCTCAGATAGACCTTCTTCTAG TATTTAAGCCCGAAAGTGCGACCACGAAAGTTCGCGTAGTTTTCAACGCATCCAGTCCTTCTTCCAATGGGAACAGCCTTAATGACATTCTGTATCCAGGGCCAGTACTGCAGTCCGATCTCACTCTTCAAATCCTGAAGTGGCGGACgtttaaattcgttttcaaTGCCGACATCACCAAGATGTATCGGCAAATTCTCCTAAACCAAGAGCACACTCCGTTTCAGAGAATTCTCTTTCGAAATGGCCAAGGGGATATATCCGACTTCGAGCTTCAGACGGTCACGTTTGGAGTGAATTGTGCCCCTTTCCTGGCCCTACGAACACTGCAACAATTGTCCGACAATGTCAACGCCCAATATCCACGGGCGTCgcatataattttaaattatatgtatgtcgACGATGTGCTAGCAGGAGCCCATACAGAGGCTGAAGCTATTTTAGCCATTGGGGAGCTGCAAGCAGCTCTGGACTCAGCTGGATTCCCTCTCCGCAAGTGGACATCGAATGAACGTGCACTCCTTAAAGCACTTCCTAAAGAGCATCTACTTTCGACTGATTTTCTTGATCTCGAAGAGGTCAGCACCACTAAGACATTGGGAGTACGGTGGAACGCTAAGACGGATGAgttctattttgtcccaacaGAGGTCACCATTCAGGCAAACTATTCGAAACGCGACGTCTTATCCCAAATCGCGAAATTGTTCGACCCAGCTGGGTGGCTCTCCCCATTTGTGGTTCAGGCCAAAATCCTGATGCAGGATATCTGGTTAGCCAGTGTCGAATGGGATGAGTTTCTTCCTGCAGAACTACTACATCGCAGGCATGATTTCCTTCGGAGCTACAGTTTCCTCCACCAAGTTCGCATCCCGCGTTGGGTACAATTTCAACCGGGAGTACAAGTCCAAATCCATGGTTTCTGTGATGCTTCCCAAAAGGCTTATGGCGCAGCGATTTACGTTCGCATCCAGCGTGATGGAATCATTTCATCAAATCTTCTAACGTCAAAGACCAAGGTCGCTCCGGTAAAAACCGTCTCGCTCCCGCGTCTAGAACTGTGTGGAGCCGTCCTTCTGGCAGACTTGTGGACTGCAATTCTGCCTCAGATTCCTGTCGGTCGTATAGAATCTTTTCTATGGACTGATTCCACTATTGTGCTGGCATGGTTGAACAAGCCACCATGTCAGTGGACGACCTTCGTCGCAAATAGAGTCACAAAAATCGCTCAAAATACTGATGCCAGCCAGTGGTCTCACGTGCGTTCCGAGCACAACCCAGCAGATCTAGCCAGTCGTGGAGTAGCGGCTGAAGAGTTAGCTACCAGTGAGCTATGGTGGCATGGGCCTTCATGGCTAACTCAGCCACAAGACTCCTGGCCTGCACCTTATGAATCAGTTtccgacatcgacatcgagaAGCGACCCATACGTTGCCATTTAGCATGCCCGGAGCAGTACATGCTTGAGCGGTTCTCCAAGCTCGATAAGGCACTACGAGTTTTCGCTTATGTTCAGCGCTTCATCCAGCGCTCGCAAAAACGACCTATTCCAGGCGAGCTGCAGCTATCCAATACAGAGATTTCCACAGCTGAGCGACTCCTAATTTTCATAACACAGCGCAGATACTTTGCGCTTGAATATGCCTGCCTGAGCCAAAAGCGGCCAATTCCAGCATCCAGTTCTATTAAGAACATGAATCCCTTCCTTGATCCTCACGGCCTCATCAGGGCGTGTGGTCGGGTGACGGCCTCCGAAGTCCTCCAATATGATGAACGGCATCCGATCTTTCTTCCATACAACTGTCAGTTGGCGCGTCTCCTTGTATCCTTTACGCATCGCATCTCCTTGCACGGCGGTAATCAGCTAATGGTACGCCTGATCCGCTCAAAATTCTGGATACCAAGGGTCAAGAACTTAGTCAAGTCTGTAATTTTCTCCTGCAAAATATGTGTGATCCACAAAAAGAAGTTGCAGACCCAACTCATGGGCGAATTACCAAAAGAAAGAACGTCCTTTTCGCGGCCTTTTACGTACACGGGCATGGATTATGCCGGACCGTTTGATATAAAGAACTACACCGGGAGAGCCTGCCTGATTACCAAGGGCTATGTGCTGGTGTTTGTATGTTTCTCCACGAAGGCCATCCATTTAGAGCCTACTTCGGACCTCACAACAGAGAAATTTCTCGCAGCATTCGCCCGATTCGTCTCGCGAAGAGGGTGCCCTCGACAAGTTCAATCAGACAATTGGAAGACCTTTGTTGGTGCAGCCGCAGTGCTGTCGCGTGAATTTCTGCAAGCGGTCAAGGAATCCGTGACGAATGCTTATAGTCACCAGGAACTCCTGTGGCAATTCATACCACCAGGAGCCCCGCACATGGGAGGATTATGGGAAGCTGGAGTTAAAAGCTTCAAGACGCTGTTTTATAAATCCACAGCCACTCGAAAGTATACGTTCGAAGAACTTTCCACATTGCTGGCCAAGATTGAGGCCTGTCTAAATTCGCGTCCACTCGCCCCGATGTCCGAAGACCCCACAGACTTGTTAGCACTCACGCCAGGTCATTTTCTCGTAGGTGGACCCCTTCTCGCCACCGTCGAACCCGAAATTAAGGGTGCGTCCACTTCTATTATCAACCGGTGGCAGCACCTTAAGGCCCTTCATCAGCAATTCCGCCTGAGATGGAAGGAAGAGTACCTCAAGGAGCTCCACAAGCGAACAAAGTGGAAAGTCCCCACCAGAAATCTCGAGGTGGGCGAGATGGTTATAATCAAGGACGATAATCTGCCACCCAATGAGTGGCGGCTCGGCAGATTGACTCCGTGTTTCCCGGACCCGATGGTCATGTCCGAGTAG